The Sphingobium aromaticiconvertens genome has a segment encoding these proteins:
- a CDS encoding M48 family metalloprotease: MRGWLRLFAILFVMIALAARPALAQQILRDAETEAFMADMSGPLVKAAGMDPRNVQVLVINDPEINAFVAGGQYVWVHSGLIAQADNVNQIQGVVAHELGHIEGGHIIRSGEGMKAATGITLLSLLVGAAAIAAGGAEAGMGIMGLGQQAAMGKYLAFSRAQESSADLAGARYLSAAGISGKGSMEFFKKLQNQEYRLAIPQDDSYGRTHPLSGERINVLREVYTVDPAWEKPVDPVLEARFERIKAKLVGFVSEPQQTLIKYPESDKSIPAHYARAYAWHKSAYPQKALDEVEALLAAAPHDPYFLELKGQVLLESGRPQQAIAPLREAVAETNQPLIAVLLGHALIATEEDANFAEAETVLRNAVARDRENPFAWYQLGVVYERRGDIPRAALASAERYAMIGQDQMALRSADAAMQGLKAGTVDYLRAQDIAMVSRAAVESQRKKR; this comes from the coding sequence ATGCGTGGCTGGTTGCGCCTGTTCGCTATACTATTCGTCATGATCGCGCTGGCCGCGCGTCCGGCGCTGGCGCAGCAGATATTGCGCGATGCGGAGACGGAGGCCTTCATGGCCGACATGTCCGGCCCGCTGGTCAAGGCGGCGGGCATGGACCCGCGCAACGTCCAGGTGCTGGTCATCAACGATCCTGAAATCAACGCGTTTGTCGCGGGCGGCCAATATGTCTGGGTGCATAGCGGGCTGATCGCGCAGGCCGATAATGTGAACCAGATACAGGGCGTCGTCGCGCACGAACTGGGCCATATCGAGGGCGGCCACATCATCCGCTCCGGCGAGGGGATGAAGGCGGCGACCGGCATCACCTTGCTCAGCCTGCTGGTTGGCGCGGCGGCGATTGCGGCGGGCGGCGCCGAAGCGGGCATGGGCATCATGGGGCTGGGCCAGCAGGCGGCCATGGGTAAATATCTGGCCTTTTCCCGTGCGCAGGAAAGCAGCGCGGATCTGGCGGGCGCGCGCTATCTGAGCGCTGCGGGGATAAGCGGCAAGGGCAGCATGGAGTTTTTCAAGAAACTCCAGAACCAGGAATATCGCCTCGCCATCCCGCAGGACGACAGCTACGGGCGCACACATCCGTTGTCGGGCGAGCGCATCAATGTGTTGCGCGAGGTCTATACGGTCGATCCCGCTTGGGAAAAGCCGGTCGACCCGGTGCTTGAGGCACGGTTCGAGCGGATCAAGGCGAAACTGGTTGGCTTTGTGTCGGAACCGCAGCAAACGCTGATTAAATATCCCGAAAGCGACAAATCGATCCCGGCCCATTATGCCCGCGCTTATGCTTGGCATAAGAGCGCCTATCCGCAAAAGGCGCTGGACGAGGTTGAGGCGCTGCTCGCCGCCGCGCCGCATGACCCTTATTTCCTGGAGTTGAAGGGGCAGGTCTTGCTGGAAAGCGGACGGCCCCAACAGGCTATCGCGCCATTGCGGGAGGCGGTGGCCGAAACGAACCAACCGCTCATCGCGGTGCTGCTGGGCCACGCCCTGATCGCGACCGAGGAGGATGCCAATTTCGCCGAAGCCGAAACCGTGCTGCGCAATGCGGTAGCACGCGACCGGGAAAATCCTTTTGCCTGGTATCAGTTGGGTGTCGTCTATGAGCGGCGCGGCGACATTCCGCGCGCCGCGCTGGCGTCAGCGGAACGCTATGCGATGATCGGGCAGGACCAGATGGCGCTGCGTAGCGCCGATGCGGCGATGCAAGGGTTGAAGGCCGGGACGGTCGACTATCTGCGCGCACAGGATATAGCGATGGTAAGCCGCGCCGCGGTCGAATCGCAGCGGAAGAAAAGATGA
- the pabB gene encoding aminodeoxychorismate synthase component I, with translation MRLPGPSEAFALFDDARVRGATRARLYRDPVEIVTAHAIHEVQPALDRIADAREAGLHVAGHMAYEAGLALEDRLLPLTRRHEQARTPLLWFGLFEGCRMIDPAMIPALLPDPAGCTVGAVTPLIDEAVYMKAFDQVQEMIRAGDIYQVNLTFPCDVSFTGDPMALYARARSRAAAGYGGVIRTGAQTLLSFSPELFFTLVRGQLTARPMKGTARRGADAAADAAAASLLASDPKQRAENLMIVDLLRNDLSRVSRAGSVTVPELFKVETFPTIHQLVSTVRARLLPGLGPVDVLRTLFPCGSITGAPKVRAMEVIDMMEPHVRGIYTGTMGWIDAQGNAAFNVAIRTICVDEGAGIGRIGLGSGVVADSRGPDEWAECLAKGRFLAR, from the coding sequence ATGCGCCTGCCCGGTCCCAGCGAAGCCTTTGCCCTGTTCGATGATGCGCGCGTCCGGGGCGCGACGCGCGCGCGGCTTTATCGCGATCCGGTGGAGATCGTCACGGCCCATGCGATTCATGAGGTGCAACCCGCGCTCGATAGGATTGCCGATGCGCGTGAGGCGGGGCTGCATGTCGCGGGGCATATGGCCTATGAGGCGGGACTGGCGCTGGAGGACCGGCTGCTCCCGCTGACGCGGAGGCATGAGCAGGCACGCACGCCATTATTGTGGTTCGGCCTGTTCGAGGGGTGCCGCATGATCGATCCCGCGATGATCCCCGCGCTATTGCCTGATCCGGCGGGATGCACGGTGGGCGCGGTTACGCCACTGATCGACGAGGCGGTCTATATGAAGGCCTTCGATCAGGTGCAGGAAATGATCCGGGCGGGCGACATCTATCAGGTCAACCTGACTTTCCCGTGCGATGTGTCATTTACGGGCGATCCGATGGCGCTTTACGCGCGGGCGCGCAGCAGGGCGGCGGCGGGCTATGGCGGGGTGATCCGCACGGGCGCGCAGACATTGCTGTCCTTTTCACCCGAATTGTTTTTTACGCTGGTCAGGGGGCAACTGACCGCGCGGCCGATGAAGGGCACCGCCCGGCGTGGCGCGGATGCCGCCGCGGATGCCGCCGCCGCAAGTCTGCTGGCGAGCGATCCCAAGCAGAGGGCCGAAAATCTGATGATCGTCGATCTGCTGCGGAACGACCTGTCGCGGGTATCGCGGGCGGGCAGCGTCACCGTGCCGGAATTGTTCAAGGTCGAGACTTTCCCGACCATCCACCAGCTTGTGTCGACCGTGCGTGCGCGCCTGTTGCCCGGCCTTGGTCCCGTCGATGTGCTGCGGACCCTGTTTCCCTGCGGTTCGATCACCGGCGCGCCGAAGGTGCGGGCGATGGAGGTGATCGACATGATGGAGCCACACGTCCGAGGCATTTATACCGGCACGATGGGGTGGATAGACGCGCAAGGAAATGCCGCCTTCAATGTTGCCATCCGCACCATTTGCGTCGATGAAGGGGCCGGTATCGGTCGCATCGGCCTTGGCTCTGGCGTGGTCGCGGACTCGCGGGGACCGGACGAATGGGCTGAATGCCTGGCCAAGGGGCGCTTCCTGGCCAGGTAG
- a CDS encoding N-acetylmuramoyl-L-alanine amidase family protein — translation MFHSLALAAAFLAPSPGMAGGIAALDIRGAQVSSNGFARTSDAVARVMQDLAGPAVDGKSLTFFVQSVADNRFRATLGKGRIGIDSPAAMAARPPKKIHSITVPIPPAASGIALPPVEGARDGARPLVVIDAGHGGHDPGAINKETGQREKDVTLNIAQAIRDELVKSGRVRVALTRSDDRFLVLQERYGIARKMGADLFISIHADSAENEEAHGATVYTLSETASDREAARLAARENKADIINGVNLGGQSGDVSSILIDLTQRESMNVSASFARLLQREASPYVPFRTAYHRFASLIVLKAPDTPSVLFETGYISNTADAAFLSSREGQRKIATGAARAIEVHFARKLAMN, via the coding sequence ATGTTTCATAGCCTTGCTCTGGCAGCTGCGTTTCTGGCGCCATCGCCCGGAATGGCGGGCGGCATTGCCGCGCTCGACATCCGTGGCGCTCAGGTCAGCAGCAACGGCTTTGCGCGCACCAGCGACGCTGTGGCGCGCGTGATGCAGGATCTTGCCGGACCTGCCGTCGACGGTAAATCGCTGACCTTCTTCGTGCAATCCGTGGCGGACAACCGGTTCCGTGCGACGCTGGGCAAGGGCCGGATCGGCATCGATTCGCCAGCCGCCATGGCCGCGCGTCCGCCCAAAAAGATCCACAGCATCACGGTGCCGATCCCACCCGCCGCCAGCGGCATCGCCCTGCCCCCGGTCGAGGGCGCGCGCGATGGCGCCCGACCGCTGGTGGTGATCGACGCCGGGCATGGCGGCCATGATCCCGGCGCGATCAACAAGGAAACCGGCCAGCGCGAAAAGGATGTGACACTCAACATAGCGCAGGCGATTCGCGACGAACTGGTCAAATCGGGCCGGGTGCGCGTGGCACTGACTCGTAGCGATGACCGGTTTCTCGTCCTCCAGGAACGTTATGGCATCGCGCGAAAAATGGGAGCGGACCTCTTCATCTCCATCCACGCCGATTCGGCGGAGAATGAGGAGGCGCACGGCGCCACCGTCTATACCCTGTCGGAAACCGCGTCCGACCGGGAGGCGGCCCGCCTCGCCGCGCGGGAAAACAAGGCTGACATCATCAATGGCGTCAACCTTGGCGGGCAGAGTGGCGACGTCTCCTCGATCCTGATCGACCTGACCCAGCGCGAATCGATGAACGTCTCGGCCAGCTTCGCCCGGCTGCTCCAGCGCGAGGCATCGCCCTATGTTCCATTCCGCACCGCCTATCACCGCTTCGCATCGTTGATTGTGTTGAAGGCCCCGGACACGCCGTCCGTGCTTTTCGAAACGGGCTATATCAGCAACACGGCCGACGCCGCCTTTCTCAGTTCCCGTGAAGGCCAGCGCAAGATCGCCACCGGCGCCGCCCGCGCGATCGAGGTCCATTTTGCGCGCAAGTTGGCTATGAATTGA
- a CDS encoding Rne/Rng family ribonuclease → MTMRMLIDARHREETRVAVVKGNRIEEFDFESAEHKQLKGNIYLAKVTRVEPSLQAAFVDYGGNRHGFLAFSEIHPDYYQIPREDREALLREEREHAEEEAALRADYDDEDDDRAERGDIADGGVEYVDAPHHHDDEDGAEPGEQAEGGEPQGGERHGGRGRGRGGDEAADELRRKRMALRRRYKIQDVIKRRQVLLVQIVKEERGNKGAALTTYLSLAGRYCVLMPNTSHGGGISRKISNTADRKRLKSIIAEMALPSSMGCIVRTAGLQRTKVEIRRDFDYLARLWDEIRENTLKAAAPALIHNDSDLIKRAIRDIYNKDIEEVIVEGENGYRAAKDFMRLLMPSHARRVKQYADPVSLFQRAGAEDQLAAMYNPVVQLKSGGYLVINPTEALVSIDINSGRSTREHGIEQTAVATNLEAAREIARQLRLRDMAGLVVIDFIDMEMNSNIRKVEKAMKEALKDDRARIQVGRISGFGLMEMSRQRLRTGVLEASTRECPHCEGTGLVRTASSAGLSALRMLEEEAARGRGNLITLRASQEAAFYVLNNKRMELDEIEQRYGVRIEILPDGEIEGARMSVEASGPRPERVVTYAPMVEDDDDLDIPEDEDELEEEAEEEAQQSSERGDHPERGERGEDREGGRRRRRRRRGRRGNREDGGEEGREDGLGEARTDADHGDAEDEAGETDAETEANVEGERAETVESGDGEGRRRGRRGRRGGRRRREGGEAPAGELVEGDGEAAAETAEAVAQADAPVAAAEPVAEEAPKTRRRPRARKKDVAVEAEAPVAVEAPAPVEAVTPVEEPAAAVAPKPKRTRKKKVDAEAAPGVAAPVEAAVEEPAPKPKRTRKKKADVVTEEAPVVEVKAPAPATQPALADAQASEAGAEGSAPEGDEGENADGSPRRGWWQRTFGQ, encoded by the coding sequence ATGACAATGCGTATGCTGATCGATGCGCGCCACCGGGAAGAGACCCGGGTCGCGGTCGTCAAGGGAAACCGGATTGAGGAATTTGATTTCGAATCCGCCGAGCACAAGCAGCTCAAAGGCAATATATATCTAGCCAAGGTTACGCGGGTCGAACCGTCGCTGCAGGCGGCGTTCGTCGATTACGGCGGCAATCGCCATGGTTTCCTCGCTTTCAGCGAGATCCATCCCGACTATTACCAGATTCCGCGCGAAGACCGTGAAGCGTTGCTGCGCGAAGAGCGTGAGCATGCCGAGGAAGAGGCCGCGCTGCGCGCTGATTATGACGACGAGGATGACGACCGCGCTGAGCGTGGCGACATCGCCGACGGCGGGGTCGAATATGTCGATGCCCCCCATCATCATGATGATGAAGATGGCGCGGAGCCGGGCGAGCAGGCCGAGGGCGGCGAACCGCAGGGCGGTGAACGTCATGGTGGTCGCGGTCGTGGCCGTGGTGGTGATGAAGCCGCCGACGAACTGCGCCGCAAGCGCATGGCGCTGCGCCGTCGCTACAAGATTCAGGATGTCATCAAGCGCCGTCAGGTGTTGTTGGTCCAGATCGTCAAGGAAGAGCGCGGCAACAAGGGCGCGGCGCTGACCACTTATCTGTCGCTGGCCGGTCGCTATTGCGTGCTGATGCCCAATACGTCTCATGGCGGCGGCATTTCGCGCAAGATTTCCAACACCGCCGACCGCAAGCGGTTGAAGTCGATCATCGCCGAAATGGCGCTGCCGTCTTCGATGGGCTGCATCGTTCGCACAGCGGGTCTGCAACGCACCAAGGTCGAGATACGGCGCGACTTCGACTATCTCGCCCGCCTGTGGGACGAGATTCGCGAGAATACGCTGAAGGCGGCTGCCCCGGCGCTGATCCACAATGACAGCGACCTCATCAAGCGGGCGATCCGCGATATCTATAATAAGGATATCGAGGAAGTCATCGTCGAGGGTGAGAATGGCTATCGGGCGGCCAAGGACTTCATGCGCCTGCTGATGCCCAGCCATGCGCGGCGCGTGAAGCAATATGCCGACCCGGTCTCGCTGTTCCAGCGGGCTGGAGCCGAAGATCAACTGGCGGCGATGTACAATCCCGTCGTGCAGCTCAAGTCCGGCGGCTATCTGGTCATCAACCCGACCGAAGCGCTGGTGTCGATCGACATCAACTCGGGCCGATCGACCCGCGAGCATGGCATCGAGCAGACCGCTGTCGCCACGAATCTGGAGGCCGCGCGCGAGATCGCCCGTCAGTTGCGACTGCGCGACATGGCTGGTCTGGTCGTCATCGACTTTATCGATATGGAGATGAACTCCAACATCCGTAAGGTCGAGAAGGCGATGAAGGAGGCGCTGAAGGACGATCGCGCCCGCATCCAGGTCGGCCGGATTTCGGGCTTCGGTCTGATGGAAATGAGCCGCCAGCGACTGCGTACCGGCGTGCTGGAAGCGTCGACCCGCGAATGTCCGCATTGCGAAGGCACGGGCCTGGTCCGTACCGCCTCTTCCGCTGGCCTGTCGGCACTGCGGATGCTGGAGGAAGAGGCTGCGCGTGGTCGCGGCAACCTCATCACCCTGCGCGCGAGCCAGGAAGCGGCCTTCTATGTCCTCAACAACAAGCGGATGGAACTGGACGAGATCGAGCAGCGCTATGGCGTGCGGATCGAAATCCTGCCCGATGGCGAAATCGAGGGCGCGCGGATGTCGGTGGAGGCCAGTGGTCCCCGTCCCGAGCGCGTCGTGACCTATGCGCCGATGGTCGAGGATGATGACGATCTCGACATCCCCGAGGACGAGGACGAGCTGGAAGAAGAAGCCGAGGAAGAGGCTCAGCAATCATCCGAGCGCGGGGATCACCCCGAACGCGGTGAGCGTGGAGAGGACCGCGAGGGCGGCCGCCGCCGCCGCCGCCGTCGTCGCGGCCGTCGCGGCAATCGTGAGGATGGTGGCGAAGAGGGGCGTGAAGACGGTTTGGGTGAAGCCCGGACCGACGCTGACCATGGCGATGCCGAGGATGAGGCTGGCGAAACCGATGCCGAAACCGAGGCAAACGTCGAGGGCGAGCGCGCCGAGACTGTAGAGAGTGGCGATGGTGAAGGTCGCCGTCGTGGCCGTCGTGGCCGCCGGGGTGGTCGTCGCCGTCGTGAAGGGGGCGAAGCGCCCGCTGGCGAACTGGTGGAAGGTGATGGCGAAGCTGCTGCCGAGACTGCCGAAGCCGTGGCGCAGGCGGACGCGCCGGTTGCAGCAGCCGAGCCGGTCGCCGAGGAAGCGCCCAAGACTCGTCGTCGTCCGCGCGCGCGCAAGAAGGACGTCGCGGTAGAAGCCGAGGCCCCTGTTGCTGTCGAGGCGCCCGCGCCGGTCGAGGCCGTCACGCCGGTTGAAGAGCCTGCTGCCGCAGTTGCGCCCAAGCCCAAGCGCACCCGCAAGAAGAAGGTCGATGCCGAGGCCGCGCCTGGAGTTGCTGCTCCTGTGGAAGCAGCGGTCGAGGAACCCGCGCCCAAACCCAAGCGCACCCGCAAGAAGAAGGCGGATGTGGTGACGGAAGAGGCACCTGTGGTTGAGGTTAAGGCGCCTGCACCCGCGACGCAGCCGGCGCTGGCTGACGCGCAGGCCTCCGAAGCCGGTGCCGAAGGTTCTGCACCCGAAGGCGATGAAGGGGAGAATGCCGATGGCTCGCCCCGTCGTGGCTGGTGGCAGCGCACCTTCGGTCAATAA
- a CDS encoding pyridoxal phosphate-dependent aminotransferase: MSTTSAALGRIQPSATLAMSARVNALKAQGVDVIGLSAGEPDFDTPDFVKEAAITAIKGGQTKYTDVDGTVAVKDAVIHKFSRDNGLTYTRAQVSVNSGGKHTLFNALVTTVDAGDEVIIPAPYWVSYPDIVNFAGGTPVFIEGPASQGYKITPAQLDAAITPRTKWVMLNSPSNPSGAAYSAEELKGLGEVLRRHPHVLIMTDDMYEHVWYAATPFATIAQTCPDLYERILTVNGCSKAFSMTGWRIGFAGGPEWIIKAMAKLQSQSTSNPCSISQAAAVAALTGDQSFLEERNTAFRKRRDMVVAMLNDAPGLDCPVPEGAFYVYPDASGLIGKTSPKGVKIDSDETLISYFLDDAKVAAVHGGAFGLSPAFRISYATSEEVLKKACTRIQEACAALK; the protein is encoded by the coding sequence ATGAGCACGACGTCCGCCGCCCTTGGCCGCATCCAGCCCTCCGCCACGCTGGCGATGAGCGCACGGGTGAATGCGCTTAAAGCGCAGGGTGTGGACGTTATTGGCCTGTCGGCGGGCGAGCCGGACTTCGACACGCCCGACTTCGTCAAGGAGGCTGCGATCACCGCGATCAAGGGCGGGCAGACCAAATATACCGATGTCGACGGCACTGTGGCGGTCAAGGATGCGGTGATCCACAAGTTCAGCCGCGACAACGGCCTGACCTACACGCGTGCCCAAGTCAGCGTGAACTCCGGTGGCAAGCATACGCTGTTCAACGCGCTGGTCACGACGGTGGATGCGGGGGACGAGGTCATCATCCCGGCGCCTTATTGGGTCAGCTATCCCGACATTGTGAACTTTGCGGGCGGTACCCCGGTGTTCATCGAGGGACCGGCGAGCCAGGGCTATAAGATCACGCCCGCGCAACTGGACGCCGCGATCACGCCGCGCACCAAGTGGGTGATGCTGAATTCGCCCTCCAACCCCAGCGGCGCGGCTTATTCGGCTGAGGAGCTTAAAGGTCTGGGCGAGGTGCTGCGTCGCCACCCTCATGTTCTCATCATGACCGACGATATGTATGAGCATGTCTGGTATGCGGCGACGCCCTTCGCCACCATCGCCCAGACCTGCCCGGACCTTTATGAGCGCATCCTGACGGTCAATGGCTGCTCCAAGGCCTTTTCCATGACCGGCTGGCGCATCGGTTTTGCCGGTGGTCCCGAGTGGATCATCAAGGCGATGGCCAAACTGCAGTCGCAGTCGACCAGCAACCCCTGTTCGATCAGCCAGGCCGCCGCCGTTGCGGCGCTGACCGGCGACCAGAGCTTTTTGGAGGAGCGCAATACCGCATTTCGCAAGCGTCGCGACATGGTGGTTGCCATGCTGAACGACGCGCCGGGTCTGGACTGTCCGGTGCCAGAGGGCGCCTTTTACGTCTATCCCGACGCCAGCGGCCTGATCGGCAAGACCAGCCCAAAGGGCGTGAAGATCGATAGCGACGAAACGCTGATCAGCTACTTTCTGGACGATGCGAAGGTCGCGGCCGTGCATGGCGGCGCCTTTGGCCTCTCACCCGCTTTCCGCATCAGCTATGCGACGTCGGAAGAGGTGCTGAAAAAGGCATGCACCCGCATTCAAGAAGCCTGCGCCGCGCTGAAATAA
- the msrA gene encoding peptide-methionine (S)-S-oxide reductase MsrA encodes MRRSDGLLLSLLAALAVVSPVRAERVVTAPVATIDATPTRKLETAVFAGGCYWGVEAVFSHVKGVKLVVSGFSGGPRGQQVDYDRVSMGDTGFAEAVRVTYDPAQISYGTLLRVFFSVIADPTTLNRQGPDRGTQYRSALIPLNAEQAKVASAYLKQLGESGLWTDPIVTKVERFTGFQSADGYHQDFARRNPRHPYIVRWDAPKVATFKAMFPALWREVPSA; translated from the coding sequence ATGCGACGCTCTGACGGCCTTCTCCTGAGCCTGTTGGCGGCGCTAGCCGTCGTCTCCCCTGTTCGCGCCGAACGTGTCGTCACGGCCCCAGTCGCCACCATCGACGCCACCCCCACTCGAAAGCTGGAAACCGCCGTCTTTGCGGGCGGTTGTTATTGGGGGGTAGAGGCGGTCTTTTCCCATGTGAAGGGCGTGAAGCTCGTCGTTTCGGGCTTTTCCGGCGGGCCACGCGGGCAGCAGGTCGATTATGACCGTGTCAGCATGGGCGACACCGGCTTCGCCGAGGCGGTGCGCGTTACCTACGATCCGGCGCAGATCAGTTACGGCACGCTGCTGCGCGTCTTTTTCTCCGTCATTGCCGATCCAACCACGCTCAACCGGCAAGGACCGGACCGTGGCACCCAATATCGCAGCGCGCTCATTCCGCTGAACGCGGAGCAGGCGAAGGTGGCGAGCGCCTATTTGAAGCAATTGGGCGAGTCGGGGCTATGGACGGACCCCATCGTGACGAAGGTGGAGCGGTTCACCGGCTTTCAGTCGGCAGATGGCTATCACCAGGATTTCGCCCGCCGTAACCCGCGCCATCCCTATATCGTCCGCTGGGATGCGCCCAAGGTCGCGACGTTCAAGGCGATGTTCCCGGCGTTGTGGAGAGAGGTGCCCTCGGCCTGA
- a CDS encoding aminotransferase class IV, protein MPLADGRFDLLETMAFDPREGIRLLDLHMERLKASAEALGFAFDRHDVRNELQAATFRLREPSRVRLLVAHSGATAIEVRPHRTWPQAIMQVAVVPRNAPADDPRLRHKTTDRTIYRDALKRGGTYEVLLTDEQGYLTEGCFSSLFVEQGDKLVTPPLARGLLPGILRRTLLDMGEAVEGDLKRYHLENGFFIGNAARGMVAASLVR, encoded by the coding sequence ATGCCATTGGCCGATGGGCGGTTCGACCTTCTGGAAACCATGGCCTTCGACCCGCGCGAAGGCATTCGCCTGCTGGACCTGCATATGGAAAGACTGAAGGCGAGCGCAGAGGCGCTTGGCTTCGCCTTTGACCGGCATGATGTGCGGAACGAATTGCAGGCTGCGACTTTCCGTCTGCGAGAGCCAAGCCGCGTTCGCCTGCTGGTGGCGCACAGCGGCGCCACCGCGATCGAGGTGCGGCCGCATCGCACCTGGCCACAGGCGATCATGCAGGTTGCGGTCGTGCCGCGTAACGCCCCTGCCGATGATCCGCGCCTGCGCCACAAGACCACGGATCGCACCATCTATCGCGACGCCCTGAAGCGCGGAGGCACTTATGAGGTGCTGTTGACCGATGAACAGGGCTATCTGACCGAGGGCTGTTTTTCCTCACTCTTCGTCGAACAGGGTGACAAGCTGGTAACGCCGCCGCTGGCGCGGGGACTGTTGCCCGGCATATTGCGGCGCACTTTGCTGGATATGGGGGAAGCGGTCGAGGGCGACCTGAAGCGCTATCATCTGGAGAATGGCTTCTTCATCGGCAACGCTGCACGCGGCATGGTGGCGGCGTCGCTGGTCAGATAG
- a CDS encoding DUF983 domain-containing protein gives MALSEGMADPLPPDPPTPDSPATDLPERPFGPALARALRGRCPACGEGAMFAKFLKPTPACTHCGQRWDKHQADDFPSYIVILLLGHILVPLMIEVNSALAIPLGIQAFLWPTLALLLAAALIQPAKAAVITFQWSRRMHDFR, from the coding sequence ATGGCCTTATCCGAAGGCATGGCCGATCCGCTCCCACCCGATCCCCCAACGCCCGACAGCCCTGCCACCGACCTGCCCGAACGCCCGTTCGGTCCGGCGCTGGCGCGCGCACTGCGCGGTCGCTGCCCGGCCTGTGGTGAGGGAGCGATGTTTGCAAAGTTCCTGAAGCCTACGCCCGCCTGCACCCATTGCGGTCAGCGCTGGGACAAGCATCAGGCCGACGACTTCCCCTCCTACATCGTGATCCTGTTGCTGGGGCACATATTGGTCCCACTGATGATCGAGGTGAACAGCGCCCTCGCCATTCCACTGGGCATACAGGCGTTCCTTTGGCCAACGCTCGCCCTGCTGCTGGCCGCCGCCCTGATCCAGCCCGCCAAGGCCGCCGTCATCACCTTTCAATGGTCCCGCAGAATGCACGACTTCAGGTG